A stretch of Haloferax sp. Atlit-12N DNA encodes these proteins:
- a CDS encoding cytochrome P450 translates to MTSPPPTPSGLPLVGHSLGFAADPFGFVADLLADHGVEDAVGLDVVGMDDLYVLAHPDHFERAFVTDRDSIVKGGEFEAAFGDAVIAAEGDEWRRQRDELDPFFRWERVDEYASVMRRQVERRLRTWPDSGTLSLEAEMKAVTLDIIFATILGRELDLDGDERIRAAADGLNGRFAPASWVLPSWVPTPSRRRFDRADRVLREEVRKLVETADEESLTRRLADALGTDADYPATVESLENQLVGMIFAGHETTALALTYALYLLATHPETRERAAAEVDRVVGDGPVTAEATGELPVLERVIKETLRLYPPVHTLPRETAKPFPTGDRVIPAGTDIHLSIIRIHRDDRWYDDPLAFRPERWDRERDRPAYAYLPFGAGPRSCLGRAFALTEAKIVLATVLRDFDLDWGGDGALAITPEMTTQPKGETPLVVRRR, encoded by the coding sequence GTGACTTCACCGCCACCGACACCGAGCGGCCTCCCGCTCGTGGGACACTCCCTCGGCTTCGCGGCCGACCCGTTCGGCTTCGTCGCCGACCTCCTCGCGGACCACGGCGTCGAGGACGCGGTCGGACTCGACGTGGTTGGGATGGACGACCTGTACGTCCTCGCCCACCCCGACCACTTCGAGCGGGCGTTCGTGACCGACCGCGATTCCATCGTCAAGGGCGGCGAGTTCGAGGCCGCCTTTGGCGACGCCGTCATCGCTGCCGAAGGAGACGAGTGGCGGCGACAGCGCGACGAGCTAGACCCCTTCTTCCGCTGGGAGCGCGTCGACGAGTACGCGTCCGTGATGCGCCGACAGGTCGAGCGCCGCCTGCGGACGTGGCCCGACTCGGGAACGCTGTCGCTCGAAGCCGAGATGAAGGCCGTCACCCTGGACATCATCTTCGCCACCATCCTCGGGCGGGAACTCGACCTCGACGGCGACGAGCGGATTCGGGCGGCCGCCGACGGTCTCAACGGTCGCTTCGCGCCCGCGTCGTGGGTCCTTCCGTCGTGGGTGCCGACGCCGAGCCGGCGGCGGTTCGACCGGGCCGACCGCGTCCTCCGCGAGGAGGTCCGAAAGCTGGTCGAAACCGCCGACGAGGAGAGTCTGACGCGCCGACTCGCCGACGCGCTCGGAACCGACGCCGACTACCCGGCGACCGTCGAGTCGCTGGAGAACCAACTCGTGGGCATGATTTTCGCCGGTCACGAGACGACGGCGCTGGCGCTCACCTACGCGCTGTACCTGCTCGCAACGCACCCCGAGACCCGCGAGCGCGCCGCCGCCGAGGTCGACCGCGTCGTCGGTGACGGCCCCGTGACCGCGGAGGCGACCGGAGAACTCCCGGTGCTCGAACGCGTCATCAAAGAGACGCTCAGACTCTACCCGCCGGTCCACACCCTCCCCCGGGAGACGGCGAAGCCGTTTCCGACCGGCGACCGGGTCATCCCGGCGGGCACGGACATCCACCTCTCTATCATCCGCATCCACCGCGACGACCGGTGGTACGACGACCCGCTCGCGTTCCGGCCCGAGCGGTGGGACCGCGAGCGCGACCGACCCGCCTACGCCTATCTCCCCTTCGGGGCCGGGCCGCGAAGCTGTCTCGGTCGGGCGTTCGCGCTCACGGAGGCGAAAATCGTGCTCGCGACCGTCCTCCGCGACTTCGACCTCGACTGGGGCGGCGACGGAGCGTTAGCAATCACGCCCGAGATGACGACCCAACCGAAGGGCGAGACGCCCCTCGTCGTCCGACGGCGCTGA
- a CDS encoding CBS domain-containing protein, which translates to MELPTPQDLRERRNSLELTQSKLAEMAGVSQPLIARIEGGDVDPRLSTLRRIVEALDEAEGRIVRAEDIMNTTVRSVAPDNSVREARDIMLDAGFSQLPVIENGRPLGIISNADIRHVQEDDVTDRPVNEVMSEGVTTVEPETTLDEIGVYLDHNSAIIVVEGGETVGIITEADIAAHI; encoded by the coding sequence ATGGAACTCCCCACGCCGCAGGACCTCAGGGAACGGCGGAACTCCCTTGAGTTGACGCAGAGCAAACTCGCCGAAATGGCCGGCGTCTCACAGCCGCTCATCGCCCGCATCGAGGGCGGCGACGTCGACCCGCGCCTCTCGACGCTCCGGCGCATCGTCGAGGCGCTGGACGAGGCCGAGGGTCGCATCGTGCGCGCGGAGGACATCATGAACACGACTGTCAGGAGCGTCGCCCCCGACAACTCCGTCCGCGAGGCGCGCGACATCATGCTCGACGCCGGCTTCTCGCAGTTGCCCGTCATCGAGAACGGCCGCCCGCTCGGCATCATCTCGAACGCCGACATCCGGCACGTCCAAGAGGACGACGTTACCGACCGCCCGGTCAACGAGGTCATGTCCGAGGGCGTCACGACCGTCGAACCCGAGACGACGCTGGACGAAATCGGCGTCTACCTCGACCACAACTCGGCCATCATCGTCGTCGAGGGCGGCGAGACGGTCGGCATCATCACCGAGGCCGACATCGCGGCCCACATCTGA
- the purM gene encoding phosphoribosylformylglycinamidine cyclo-ligase, producing MTNDDSEGMTYADAGVDIEASEAATAALVAQVGGGSGDYAGLLDIGDRYLGLATDGVGTKLLVAEALGDYSTVGIDCIAMNANDLVAAGVRPVAFVDYLAVDAPDETFAEQVGQGLSAGAEEADIELVGGETAVMPEVINGLDLAGTCAGLAKKDAIFPGEAEEGDALVGFPSSGIHSNGLTLARKAATADGDYEDAWDGDDYDTVGEALLEPTRLYTYLLDDLRAAEANAAAHVTGGGWTNLERMGEFRYVVDDAFDPQPVFEFVQERGGVSDEEMHTTFNMGTGFVAAVPEENAEALVEATDGRVIGHVESGEGVSIRGLDL from the coding sequence ATGACGAACGACGACTCCGAAGGGATGACCTACGCCGACGCGGGCGTCGACATCGAGGCGAGCGAGGCCGCGACCGCCGCGCTCGTCGCACAGGTCGGCGGCGGGTCGGGCGACTACGCCGGACTCCTCGACATCGGCGACCGCTACCTCGGACTCGCCACCGACGGCGTCGGCACCAAACTGCTCGTCGCCGAGGCGCTCGGCGACTACTCGACGGTCGGCATCGACTGCATCGCGATGAACGCCAACGACCTCGTCGCGGCCGGCGTCCGACCCGTCGCGTTCGTGGACTACCTCGCGGTCGACGCTCCCGACGAAACGTTCGCCGAGCAGGTCGGACAGGGCCTCTCCGCGGGCGCCGAGGAGGCCGACATCGAACTCGTCGGCGGCGAGACGGCGGTCATGCCCGAGGTCATCAACGGTCTCGACCTCGCGGGCACCTGCGCGGGACTGGCGAAGAAAGACGCCATCTTCCCCGGCGAGGCCGAGGAGGGCGACGCCCTCGTCGGCTTCCCGTCGTCGGGCATCCACTCGAACGGTCTCACGCTCGCCCGCAAGGCCGCGACGGCCGACGGCGACTACGAGGACGCGTGGGACGGAGACGACTACGACACCGTCGGCGAGGCGCTCCTCGAACCGACACGGCTCTACACCTACCTGCTGGACGACCTGCGCGCCGCCGAGGCGAACGCTGCGGCCCACGTCACCGGCGGCGGCTGGACCAACCTCGAACGCATGGGCGAGTTCCGCTACGTCGTCGACGACGCCTTCGACCCCCAGCCGGTGTTCGAGTTCGTCCAGGAACGCGGCGGCGTCTCCGACGAGGAGATGCACACGACGTTCAACATGGGTACCGGCTTCGTCGCCGCCGTCCCCGAGGAGAACGCCGAGGCGCTGGTCGAAGCCACGGACGGCCGCGTCATCGGGCACGTCGAATCGGGCGAGGGCGTCTCGATTCGCGGCCTCGACCTCTAA
- a CDS encoding DUF555 domain-containing protein, with the protein MSNYLVAMEAAWLVRDVEDIDDAIGVAVSEAGKRLNQKDKEYVEVEVGATPCPACGEPFDSAFIAANTALVGLLLEIKIFNADGEKHASRIAKSEVGGALRDVPLDVIDIREFDSDEDQ; encoded by the coding sequence ATGAGCAACTATCTCGTCGCGATGGAGGCGGCCTGGTTGGTCCGGGACGTAGAAGACATCGACGACGCCATCGGCGTCGCGGTCAGCGAGGCCGGCAAGCGACTCAACCAGAAGGACAAGGAGTACGTCGAGGTCGAAGTCGGCGCGACGCCCTGTCCCGCCTGTGGCGAACCGTTCGACTCCGCGTTCATCGCGGCCAACACCGCGCTCGTCGGCCTGCTCCTCGAAATCAAGATTTTCAACGCGGACGGCGAGAAGCACGCCTCCCGCATCGCGAAAAGCGAGGTCGGCGGCGCGCTCCGCGACGTCCCCCTCGACGTCATCGACATCCGCGAGTTCGACTCCGACGAAGACCAGTAA
- the psmB gene encoding proteasome endopeptidase complex subunit beta, with translation MRTPTHDEFSGRLDSLNGDRSNVFGPELGEFPHAERRADSLGDKETKTGTTTVGIKTEDGVVLATDMRASMGYMVSSKDVQKVEEIHPTGALTIAGSVSAAQSLISSLRAEVRLYEARRGEDMSMQALSTLVGNFLRSGGFYVVQPILGGVDETGPHIYSIDPAGSILEEEYTVTGSGSQYALGVLEQEFEDGLSIDEAKQVATKAIRSAVERDLASGNGINIAVVTEDGVDIQRHQNFEGLE, from the coding sequence ATGCGTACCCCGACTCACGACGAGTTCTCCGGCCGTCTCGACTCGCTGAACGGCGACCGCTCGAACGTGTTCGGTCCCGAGCTCGGCGAGTTCCCGCACGCCGAGCGTCGCGCCGACTCGCTCGGAGACAAAGAGACGAAGACCGGAACGACCACCGTCGGTATCAAGACCGAAGACGGCGTCGTCCTCGCGACCGACATGCGCGCGAGCATGGGCTACATGGTCTCCTCGAAGGACGTCCAGAAGGTCGAAGAGATTCACCCGACCGGCGCGCTGACCATCGCCGGCTCCGTCTCGGCCGCCCAGTCGCTTATCAGCTCCCTCCGCGCCGAGGTTCGACTCTACGAGGCCCGACGCGGCGAGGACATGAGCATGCAGGCGCTGTCGACGCTCGTCGGCAACTTCCTCCGCTCGGGCGGGTTCTACGTCGTCCAGCCCATCCTCGGCGGCGTCGACGAGACCGGACCCCACATCTACAGCATCGACCCCGCGGGCTCCATCCTCGAAGAGGAGTACACCGTCACCGGCTCCGGCAGCCAGTACGCCCTCGGTGTGCTCGAACAGGAGTTCGAAGACGGCCTCAGCATCGACGAGGCGAAGCAGGTCGCCACGAAGGCCATCCGCTCGGCGGTCGAGCGCGACCTCGCCTCGGGTAACGGCATCAACATCGCCGTCGTCACCGAGGACGGCGTCGACATCCAGCGCCACCAGAACTTCGAAGGCCTCGAATAA